One Curtobacterium herbarum genomic window carries:
- a CDS encoding glycoside hydrolase family 13 protein encodes MTGPEPWWTGAVVYQVYPRSFADGNGDGVGDLAGLRRHLDHIADLGVDVVWLSPVYRSPQADNGYDIADYEDIDPLFGTIDEFDALLVEVHQRGMKLVMDLVVNHSSDQHPWFRAAGQSRTCPKHDWYIWRDPVDGHEPNGWRAAFGGPAWSWHPGTGQYYLHMFTPQQPDLNWENPDLRAAVYDMMNRWLDRGVDGFRMDVINHIAKDDDALSGDSDAYVMQPRIHEHLQEMHDRVFAGREALLTVGEMPGVTVEDAALFTDPERHELDMVFQFEHVGLDHAPASKFTRQDTDLPTLKRSLARWQTGLEDRGWNSLYLSNHDQPRPVSRFGAAAGVGAGTSDPFAFRYESATLLATVLHLHRGTPYVYQGDEIGMVNAGFTSLDEYRDIESLNWFRGAVGRGMPESEALEALAFRSRDNARTPIPWDDRGPAGGFSTAEPWIGMGQGWPRVTVAGDRAAGARSVYEHHRRLIDLRHRSRTVRLGGFTLLEPEHPALWAFTRASADADEAPLVVVANLSSSDLELPEAVGRRVGALVLGNLGEAPVAGVLRPWEARVHECR; translated from the coding sequence GTGACCGGACCGGAACCGTGGTGGACGGGAGCCGTCGTCTACCAGGTCTACCCGCGGAGCTTCGCCGATGGGAACGGCGACGGCGTCGGCGACCTCGCCGGGCTGCGACGGCACCTGGACCACATCGCCGACCTCGGCGTGGACGTCGTCTGGCTGTCGCCGGTCTACCGGTCGCCCCAGGCCGACAACGGCTACGACATCGCCGACTACGAGGACATCGACCCGCTGTTCGGCACCATCGACGAGTTCGACGCTCTGCTGGTCGAGGTGCACCAGCGCGGCATGAAGCTCGTGATGGACCTGGTCGTCAACCACTCCAGCGACCAGCACCCCTGGTTCCGTGCGGCCGGGCAGTCCCGCACCTGCCCGAAGCACGACTGGTACATCTGGCGTGACCCGGTCGACGGCCACGAGCCGAACGGCTGGCGTGCCGCGTTCGGCGGACCGGCCTGGTCGTGGCACCCCGGCACCGGTCAGTACTACCTGCACATGTTCACGCCGCAGCAGCCGGACCTGAACTGGGAGAACCCCGACCTCCGCGCCGCCGTGTACGACATGATGAACCGCTGGCTGGACCGGGGCGTCGACGGCTTCCGGATGGACGTCATCAACCACATCGCCAAGGACGACGACGCACTCTCCGGCGACAGCGACGCGTACGTCATGCAGCCGCGGATCCACGAGCACCTGCAGGAGATGCACGACCGTGTCTTCGCCGGTCGGGAGGCCCTGCTCACCGTGGGTGAGATGCCCGGCGTCACCGTCGAGGACGCCGCCCTGTTCACCGACCCGGAACGCCACGAGCTCGACATGGTGTTCCAGTTCGAGCACGTCGGCCTCGACCACGCGCCCGCGTCGAAGTTCACCCGGCAGGACACCGACCTGCCGACGCTCAAGCGGTCCCTCGCCCGGTGGCAGACCGGGCTCGAGGACCGCGGGTGGAACTCGCTGTACCTGTCGAACCACGACCAGCCGCGGCCGGTGTCCCGGTTCGGGGCAGCAGCTGGAGTCGGTGCGGGCACGTCCGACCCGTTCGCCTTCCGGTACGAGTCCGCCACCCTGCTCGCCACCGTGCTGCACCTGCACCGCGGCACCCCGTACGTGTACCAGGGCGACGAGATCGGCATGGTGAACGCCGGCTTCACGAGCCTCGACGAGTACCGGGACATCGAGTCGCTGAACTGGTTCCGCGGCGCCGTCGGCCGCGGCATGCCCGAGTCCGAGGCGCTCGAGGCCCTCGCCTTCCGCAGCCGGGACAACGCCCGCACACCGATCCCCTGGGACGACCGGGGGCCCGCCGGCGGGTTCTCCACCGCCGAACCCTGGATCGGGATGGGACAGGGGTGGCCGCGGGTCACCGTCGCCGGCGACCGGGCAGCGGGTGCGCGCTCGGTGTACGAGCACCACCGTCGACTCATCGACCTGCGACACCGCTCCCGCACCGTCCGGCTCGGCGGCTTCACACTGCTCGAGCCGGAACACCCTGCGCTCTGGGCGTTCACCAGGGCATCGGCGGACGCGGACGAGGCACCGCTCGTCGTCGTCGCGAACCTGTCGTCGTCGGACCTGGAGCTGCCGGAGGCGGTCGGGAGGCGCGTGGGGGCGTTGGTGCTGGGGAACCTCGGCGAGGCGCCGGTCGCCGGGGTGCTGCGTCCGTGGGAGGCGCGCGTGCACGAGTGCCGGTGA